Genomic DNA from Bacterioplanes sanyensis:
TGCGTCATTGCCATTGCCACCCGTTTTGACTCGTCCCAAAATTGACGAAAGTCGATCGCTGATGGGCCCACAAACGCTTGTTGAATCAGCACGGATGCAACCAGCGCCGACGCCGACTCCAGCCCCAGCAACATGGTCGCCTGCCGGGCATCACTCACTTGGCGGTTAAAGCCGTAAATCGGCGAATTGATGACCCGCAAAATGGCTGAAGACAGCGCCACATCGTCGGCAATAAGACTGGCCAGCTCTGCCAGCGACGGATCATCTGAGTCGCAAATCGCACGCGCTCTGAGCAGCACATCGGGAGGTGAGGGCAGTATGAAGTTAGAGCGGGCTTCAGCGATGGCTCGTTCCACTGAGAACATGGCAGCCTCCTTGGCGTAACCGACGAGATTCCTCAGGTTAGCGTGAGAGGCACCGCCGTGGCGAGTCGCAATCATTGCCTTTCATGTCACTGCCATATCTGACACATAATGTGAGCCGAAAAGGGCAGTTTGCGAGAGCTTTCAACGCTCCAGCCGCAATGGTTTTATCCAGTGGACACCATCCGTAACACGGCGTCACACGATATCACGCGTCTCTTGTGCAGGGCGCCCATGTTTTAAAGAAGGTGCTGAATCTCGCTGATTCATTTGTCACCTGTCGTTCCGACCCAAGCCATTGCGCGTGTGCGTCGAATTGATAATCTTGTCGAGGATAGCTGCAGAAAGGAATGACTCATGGCCACGGAATACACACTGCAGAAAATAATGAATGCCCCCGCCGACAGCTATGTCGTGATTCATGGCAAACGCTACGAGGTATTTATCTTGGGGCTGTTTCAGGGTGAATATGGCGACAGCTTTGTTGATGCCGTTTTTCCGTTGGATGACGTTCAACTGGGTGATCAAGCGACTCCATCTCGCCCCGCAAGGTTGCAAGAAGGCTTTGAAGGGTTGAGTATCGGTGGCCAATACTGGAAGAAATACGATCGTAAAGCTTCAGTCGAAGGCGCCGGTAAAATGCCATTCCTGGTGTTTTAGCCAGCATAGGCGTGTAGCGTGCCCCACAAAGCCGTGAGCAACTAGCCTTTCAGGAATAATTGAAACTTCTCTGAATTCTCAATTGGGGCAGCCAATCTCACCTTCGCGGACCGATGACTGTACTGCTAGTTCATGCGGAAGGAAGAACACACCATTTGGGCATGAGCGGACAGTCACAGGCTGAGCGCGAGGAGAGATCACCGTTGTCGGTGAATCACCGTAGGTGAAAACGCTCTTTCACCAAGAGCGAATGCGACTACTTTACTGGCCCAGGGTATTGGATACTGCAACTTGTTGCTATAACTCCCATCCAATGTAACTTATTGTAACTAGCAAGTATCATAACTCTGCAACATGGTCTTACATCTGGCCTATTTCTGGCCGCGTCGATGTGAGACGCTATCGCAGCGTTGCTCTCCTTTGAATTTTATTCAGCACAACCCCAAGGCCTTGCGTGAAACCGACAGAATTGAATCAAAATAACAAGCAGCCACAGCCCATCTATGGCCGTCGTGGCGGCGGCGTTTGGCTGTTGTTGTTTGCTTGGTCGTTTTTAATGTGGGGGGGCGTGCTGTACTGGAATACGCGCGCAGGCTAGTGAGCAAAGGTGCAGGCCGGCGCTCACGCGGATTGAGCTGAAGCCGATGGCGTCTGGTCGTCCTGTGTTTGCTCTTCTTTGTGACGATTACTGGCCAAGATGCCGTGATAGCAGCCTGGCGTGCAGTGCAAGCAGCCGTTTACGGCTGTACGAAAACGCCTTGCTTGCTCGAGCGCATTGACCGCAAAAGGGTAGACCCCCAAATACGTTCGAGTATTCGGCAGCGGCAGTCGGCTGCATTCATCGCTGTGAATGACGTGATATCCATCTGCCCTGGGTAGGTCGGTTACGTAGTAGTGCTTCATGTGCATGCCTCCGTGCTGCGGCGATATGTTACACCTCCTTACATTTGGCTCCAGATGAGGTTGACTGCTCATTTTGTGAGATATGTCTCACAATTCTTCAATTAACAGTGGTTGTGTCAGTACGCCAATAGCTGATCATTTAGTCAACTTGGTTTACCATGCGCAGCCGTTTCGCAGGAGCTAGTATGCGCAAGGTATTTTTACTGATCGCCACCACTTTGATAGCTCAGTTGAGCCTCAATGTGCAGGCGCAGACTGAGCCATTTAAAGTGGCCTTTGTATACGTCGGCCCGGTCGGCGATTCTGGCTGGAGTAAGTCGCACGATCTTGGGCGCGAGCATGTCGAGCGCGTGTTCGGCGATCGCATTCAGACCAACTTTGTCGAGTCTGTCCCTACTGGGCGCGGAGCCAGTGACACCATTGACCGCCTGGTCAATGAAGGCCACGACATGGTCTTCACAACATCTTGGGGGTACATGATTCCCACCGATCGCGCCGCCCAAAACCACCCCAATGTGTTGTTTGAGCACGCAACCGGTATTCGCCGTGGCGATAATCTCTCGACCTATGCCAATCGCGCCTATCAGGGGCGTTACTTGGCAGGCGTGGCAGCAGGCTCGATGAGTAAAAGCGGTGTCATTGGCTATGTGGCTGCCCATCCTGTGGTTGAGATCATTCGTGGCATAAACGCTTTCACCTTAGGTGTGCGCAGTGTGAATCCCGATGCTCAGGTTCAGGTGGAGTGGACCCGCTCTTGGTATGACCCTAAGACTGAACGTCAGCTCACCAATACTCTAATCAACCAAGGTGCG
This window encodes:
- a CDS encoding BMP family ABC transporter substrate-binding protein, with product MRKVFLLIATTLIAQLSLNVQAQTEPFKVAFVYVGPVGDSGWSKSHDLGREHVERVFGDRIQTNFVESVPTGRGASDTIDRLVNEGHDMVFTTSWGYMIPTDRAAQNHPNVLFEHATGIRRGDNLSTYANRAYQGRYLAGVAAGSMSKSGVIGYVAAHPVVEIIRGINAFTLGVRSVNPDAQVQVEWTRSWYDPKTERQLTNTLINQGADVIAQHTDSPAPIQTAERRGVYSIGYHTDMSRFAPEHHLLSIVHDWGAVYEQRIQAALDQRWQSADVWQGMDSGAVNLTQIHSQVPEAVRQRLENEQAALSAGAQKVFAGPINNHRGRTKVREGHVLSDLDLMHMDWFVEGVKGQLRTL